One Vicugna pacos unplaced genomic scaffold, VicPac4 scaffold_19, whole genome shotgun sequence genomic region harbors:
- the LOC140693366 gene encoding uncharacterized protein gives MTCAQRDGDSAPTLRQSAPSGALILYHPAPRQPNTGDSGAKAEIVPACFPACKRGICTLPKVVLSDNTWGCLVPRATGNLAPRGGNGSDTRSCSAEASDGGLDQGGKTSAAGLEGLQKGTEAGLLPPSGCRRGKSFSLHLRYDPPLSRVLPSLCSSCPSVSPHCYPPLHPLSSSPSLAVQPSLTEPRADCWSSCACAVGAIWSAGWKLHLQARDLPKGFSAVSPGRPLSPAWGRGLLLWNCKLGGPRERGQEAAGGRSACHSPPGRQLACVQLNCSGQTTLPAPPAPAPRSHLSRSRCAPATSHPAGIPSVRGWRPLPLSHPRVLSSRAASPRPPARPRPWAGCVPGGRGLRTWKGAGGWGWGLGWPSSGPADSVSTASAFPFPLSEDQISGVGAAPWAESLRL, from the coding sequence aagggatggggactctgcaccaacactcaggcagtctgctccgtctggggctctgatcttgtaccaccctgctccccgccagcccaacaccggggacagtggagctaaggcagagatcgtgcctgcctgtttcccagcgtgtaaaaggggaatatgtactcttcccaaggtagttctgagtgaCAACACCTgggggtgcttggttcccagagcaacaggaaacctaGCTCCCCGTGGGGGCAACGGGAGTGATACCCGTAGctgttctgcagaagcatcggatggagggctggatcagggaggtaaaacttcagCTGCGggtcttgaagggttacagaagggtacagaggcaggtttgctgcctccttcggggtgccgcAGAGGTAAAtcattttctctccatctccgctatgaccctcccctctccagagtcctcccttctctctgctcctcctgtccatctgtctccccccactgttaccctcctctccacccgctctcatcttctccctccctcgctgtccaaccttctctcacagaaccaagAGCAGATTGCTGgtcctcctgcgcatgcgcagtcggtgcTATCTGGtctgctggttggaagctccatctccaagccagggatctgcccaaaggcttctcagctgTGTCGCCCGGAAGGCCTTtgtctcctgcctggggccggggactCTTGCTGTGGAACTGCAAGTTGGGGGGCccccgggaaaggggtcaggaggctgcgggagggcggtccgcctgtcacagccccccagggcgccagttagcctgtgttcagctgaattgctcaggccagaccactTTGCcggcgccacctgccccggcgcctcggtcacacctgtccaggtccaggtgtgcgcctgccacctctcacccagccgggatcccctcagtccgcggctggcgtccccttcccctctcccacccgcgagtcctctcctcccgggctgcctctcctcggccgccggcccgtccccgcccctgggcgggctgtgtcccgggcgggcggggtctgcggacctggaagggagcgggcggctggggctggggcttgggctgGCCTTCGAGCGGGCCTGCAGACAGCGTTTCCACCGCCTCTGCTTTCCCTTTCCCGCTCTCCGAGGACCAGatcagcggcgtgggcgctgctccctgggctgagagcctcaggctgtaa